In a genomic window of Wyeomyia smithii strain HCP4-BCI-WySm-NY-G18 chromosome 1, ASM2978416v1, whole genome shotgun sequence:
- the LOC129717451 gene encoding innexin inx2-like: MIGLTNSLREMLQVKPVDTTNTVWRLHSRATLYVLIFSTILLSARAYFGEPIDCITSGSSAIKSSINSYCWTLGTYISKDPQFVDAKWDFVKIGRKMGQIPKEQRVYQKYYQWVSFLLTIQAFLLSLPKHLWRCFEGCRMATLCSGLTSIFPPDAWTTKRKRRTLHYLRQEPRSKQLKYAYLFIFCELLNFALVLLNMLLLNFIITGFWYNYQPAMQALMTLDMDTWMTHNSLVFPKIAKCEFSTVGPSGSTQNHDALCLLPQNIVNEKIFAFLWLWFICLAVISGMQIIFRMFQLSCQCVREKLLYFQLGSISYGRVQRLVREANFGQWFMLYQMSKNINQDVMEDIVIGLTKQESLNGLSKQSLEQPVQVEMEVNTTESEITI, translated from the exons ATGATTGGTCTCACAAACTCGTTGCGTGAGATGCTACAGGTGAAGCCTGTGGACACCACCAATACAGTATGGCGTTTACACAGCCGTGCCACTCTGTATGTGCTAATTTTCTCAACAATTCTGCTGTCCGCACGTGCCTATTTTGGGGAACCGATTGACTGCATTACCAGTGGATCCTCTGCGATAAAGTCAAGCATAAATAGCTACTGTTGGACACTGGGCACTTACATAAGCAAAGATCCTCAATTTG TTGATGCCAAATGGGATTTCGTAaaaattggccgaaaaatgGGACAAATCCCTAAGGAACAACGGGTGTACCAAAAATACTACCAATGGGTTTCTTTTTTATTGACCATACAAGCATTTTTATTGTCTCTTCCTAAGCATCTCTGGCGATGCTTTGAAGGATGCCGGATGGCGACATTGTGCTCCGGTTTAA CATCCATTTTTCCCCCGGACGCCTGGACAACGAAGAGGAAGCGGCGCACTTTGCACTATTTAAGACAGGAGCCTCGTAGTAAGCAATTGAAGTACGCGTACCTGTTTATTTTCTGCGAGTTGCTGAACTTCGCTTTGGTGCTTCTGAACATgttactattgaatttcatcaTCACTGGATTTTGGTATAATTATCAGCCGGCTATGCAGGCTCTCATGACGCTAGATATGGACACATGGATGACTCACAACTCGCTGGTCTTCCCAAAAATAGCGAAATGTGAATTTTCAACCGTTGGTCCCAGTGGAAGTACGCAAAATCACGACGCTCTGTGTCTGTTGCCGCAGAATATTGTTAACGAGAAGATATTCGCCTTTCTTTGGCTATGGTTCATCTGCCTAGCGGTGATTTCCGGAATGCAGATTATTTTCAGGATGTTTCAACTAAGCTGCCAGTGCGTTCGGGAAAAGCTGCTCTACTTTCAGTTGGGTTCGATCAGCTACGGCAGGGTGCAGAGACTTGTACGTGAAGCTAACTTCGGTCAATGGTTCATGCTGTATCAAATGTCTAAAAACATCAATCAAGATGTTATGGAGGACATTGTAATCGGCTTAACCAAGCAAGAATCCTTGAACGGTCTTTCGAAACAAAGTTTGGAGCAACCGGTCCAAGTGGAAATGGAAGTGAATACAACGGAAAGTGAAATtactatttaa
- the LOC129716562 gene encoding uncharacterized protein LOC129716562: protein MYIMLCTRPDVCFPVGFLGRFQQNPSRAHWQSLKRLVRYLKGTKTKCLEYKKYAEAEPLVGYADADWASDTVDRKSVSGYAFKVFGNLVSWSSKKQTTVSTSSSEAEYVAVSSAVSEGIWIAGVLEDLELKKKDEAFIIFEDNQGCIGMARNFESKRSKHIDIKHHFLRDHIANGRLRIEHVATKYQLAGMFTKPLDSKRLGEISCQIGMAD from the coding sequence ATGTACATCATGCTTTGTACCAGACCGGACGTGTGTTTTCCTGTGGGTTTTCTGGGACGATTCCAACAAAATCCATCTAGAGCACACTGGCAGAGCTTGAAACGATTGGTCCGTTATCTGAAAGGTACTAAAACTAAATGCTTAGAATACAAGAAATACGCTGAAGCTGAGCCACTGGTCGGGTATGCAGACGCCGACTGGGCATCGGATACCGTGGATAGAAAATCTGTAAGCGGATATGCGTTCAAGGTGTTTGGAAATCTAGTGTCTTGGTCAAGCAAGAAGCAAACAACAGTTTCCACATCATCCAGCGAAGCAGAGTACGTGGCTGTTAGCTCTGCAGTATCAGAAGGAATCTGGATAGCTGGTGTACTAGAGGACTTAGAACTGAAGAAGAAGGATGAAGCCttcattatttttgaagacAACCAAGGTTGTATTGGGAtggcgcgaaattttgaatCAAAGCGGTCAAAACATATTGATATCAAGCATCATTTCCTGCGTGACCACATTGCGAATGGACGATTGAGGATCGAACACGTAGCAACTAAATACCAGTTAGCCGGCATGTTCACTAAGCCTTTGGATTCCAAGCGTTTAGGAGAAATATCCTGCCAAATAGGAATGGCCGATTGA